A segment of the Leclercia adecarboxylata genome:
TATGTCTATCAGAGTACGGAGCAGCTGCGTAATGCCCAGGTTCTGACGTTGAAAGCCCCGGCGCAGCGCGTCACGCTGGAGCTGAGCGGCTGTCCGGTAGATGCGGATGGATTCTGCCCGGTGGAGACCTTTAATACGGTGTTGAACACGGCGGCGAAATAAGCGTGTTCCCTCTCCCACAGGGGAGAGGGAACAAAACGTCGGGTGGTGCTTCGCTTACCCGACCTACAAGTCCAGGATCGGGTCCGCATCCCGTAGGCCTGATAAGCGTAGCGCCATCAGACGTTTTTTGTCAGCACGCGTATCAGACGTTTTTGCGCTCGATGGTCTGCTCGCCCCAGAACAGCGAGTCTTTGTCGGTTTTATCGAAGGCTATCACCAGCACTTCATCACTGCCTTCTTCCCAGATTTTCTCTGCCAGTTTTTCGTCATATTTTGCGACTTCAAAAATCGCCTCGGCGATCTCCGGTGACGTATTACGTAAACGCGCAAATTCTCCGACGCGATGTGCTTTAGCTTCTTGAGTTGGCATAGTAATCCTCCTGTTGAGAGTTAACCTTTCAGTTTAGCAGCCAGACCGGCAACATATTCACCCTGATAGCGGGCAATGTTCAGTTCCGCTTCCGACGGCT
Coding sequences within it:
- a CDS encoding YccJ family protein, which translates into the protein MPTQEAKAHRVGEFARLRNTSPEIAEAIFEVAKYDEKLAEKIWEEGSDEVLVIAFDKTDKDSLFWGEQTIERKNV